The following coding sequences lie in one Leucoraja erinacea ecotype New England chromosome 20, Leri_hhj_1, whole genome shotgun sequence genomic window:
- the LOC129706832 gene encoding protein ELFN1-like has translation MALHSLALWVCLASLMNAVGVSGDCWLIEGEKGFVWLAICSQNQPPYESIPQHINSTIVDLRLNENKIRSVQYSSLNRFGNLTELNLTKNEISYIEDGAFSAQYNLRVLQLGFNKLRNITEGILRGLGRLEYLYLQANLIEVVSPNSFWECPNVMNIDLSMNRLQSLESSTFLGLGKLSTCELYGNPFYCSCQLLGFLKWLVQFNNATRNYDRTQCTSPVEFAGCPLLGQGQAGSRDALTSLALMCNEDLYPLDPRSVYTEKPTTTAASDSPCEADDCPSGEESTPLISFQTPVIRVEVTPELKLKEVTYTRATLLVRSSPSAAAPSLLVQYNNSVARDVKSLGAEEEEIEVEELSPDTNYTYCVASVRDSRRYNQTCVSFSTRARVRAKPLPAAASTTHYIMTILGCLFGAAILLSVSYYCLRKKKEERVKGKRPGDAKKTIIELKYAPELETITITQMAQKPVPPSDLMSSRLPFLPSPGALGEYDVQEALDSPTTSRGSYMDVRTAEHPYHRDLLESMFAESHGSAAEISTIAKEVDQVNLIINNCIDALQTESSSFRGPGPGVSVESQGFLLAEQSLSKPGFLSPVYRDSYHPLKRHSSMDAAPRCPSNASNCSVRSPRSVRSEIYACPRYKPEGKYIERTSPARSVVLGGTPCRIGRAEAGQIQAYGDHSHLYAGLHSGERKQARSPSPCVMEAPQRSRSRRNLAYTQFSPQYHSVSYASSPEYSSKPSKGVWERYKPHEKWRRQEEYLAAGYALRKKVQFATDEDLHDILDYWKGVSSQHKS, from the coding sequence ATGGCTCTGCACAGCCTCGCTCTCTGGGTCTGCCTCGCATCGCTGATGAATGCTGTTGGTGTTTCTGGTGACTGCTGGCTCATCGAAGGAGAGAAAGGATTTGTTTGGCTGGCAATCTGCAGTCAAAACCAGCCCCCTTACGAATCCATCCCTCAGCACATCAACAGCACCATCGTGGACCTCCGTCTGAACGAGAACAAGATCAGAAGTGTCCAATATTCCTCGCTCAACAGGTTCGGCAACCTGACGGAACTCAACCTGACCAAGAATGAGATCTCCTACATCGAGGACGGAGCCTTTTCCGCCCAGTACAACCTGCGCGTTTTGCAGTTGGGCTTCAACAAGCTTCGGAACATCACCGAGGGCATCCTGCGTGGACTGGGCAGGCTGGAGTACCTCTACCTCCAGGCCAACCTCATCGAGGTGGTGAGTCCAAACTCCTTCTGGGAGTGTCCCAACGTGATGAACATCGACCTGTCCATGAACCGGCTGCAGTCGCTGGAAAGCTCCACCTTCCTAGGCCTCGGCAAACTGTCCACCTGCGAGCTCTACGGAAACCCCTTCTACTGCTCCTGCCAGCTCCTGGGATTCCTCAAGTGGCTGGTGCAGTTCAACAACGCCACCAGGAACTACGACCGCACCCAGTGCACGTCCCCCGTCGAGTTTGCCGGCTGCCCGTTGCTCGGGCAAGGCCAGGCCGGCTCCCGAGATGCCCTGACCTCCTTGGCCCTCATGTGCAACGAAGATCTTTACCCTCTGGACCCCAGGTCTGTGTACACGGAGAAGCCCACGACCACCGCCGCCTCCGACAGCCCTTGCGAGGCGGACGACTGCCCCTCGGGCGAGGAGTCGACGCCGCTGATCTCCTTCCAGACGCCGGTCATCAGGGTGGAGGTGACGCCGGAGCTGAAGCTGAAGGAGGTGACTTACACCCGGGCCACGCTGCTGGTCCGCAGCTCCCCGTCCGCCGCTGCCCCCAGCCTCCTGGTGCAGTACAACAACAGCGTGGCCAGGGATGTGAAGAGCCTCGGCGCCGAGGAAGAGGAGATTGAGGTGGAAGAGTTGTCCCCCGACACCAACTACACCTACTGCGTGGCCTCGGTGCGCGACTCCCGGCGTTACAACCAGACGTGTGTCAGCTTCTCCACCCGGGCCAGGGTGAGAGCCAAGCCGCTGCCCGCCGCTGCCAGCACCACCCACTACATCATGACCATCCTGGGCTGCCTGTTCGGGGCGGCCATCCTCCTGAGTGTCAGCTACTACTGCCTGCGCaagaagaaggaggagagggtgaaGGGCAAGAGGCCGGGAGATGCCAAGAAGACCATCATTGAGTTGAAGTACGCCCCGGAGCTGGAGACCATCACCATCACCCAGATGGCGCAGAAACCCGTGCCGCCTTCCGACCTCATGTCCTCCCGCCTGCCCTTCCTGCCCTCGCCCGGGGCATTGGGCGAGTACGACGTTCAGGAGGCGCTGGACAGTCCCACCACCAGCCGGGGCAGCTACATGGACGTGAGGACGGCGGAGCACCCGTACCACCGAGACCTGCTGGAGAGCATGTTCGCCGAGAGCCACGGCTCAGCTGCCGAGATCTCCACCATCGCCAAGGAGGTGGACCAGGTCAACTTGATCATCAACAACTGCATCGACGCGCTGCAGACCGAGAGCAGCTCCTTCCGCGGGCCGGGGCCGGGCGTGTCCGTGGAGTCACAAGGCTTCCTGTTGGCCGAGCAGTCCCTGAGCAAGCCAGGCTTCCTGTCGCCCGTGTACCGCGACAGTTACCACCCGCTGAAGAGGCACAGTAGCATGGACGCGGCGCCGAGGTGCCCCAGCAACGCGTCCAATTGTTCGGTGCGCAGCCCCCGGTCGGTGCGCTCCGAGATCTACGCTTGCCCGCGGTATAAGCCGGAAGGCAAATACATTGAAAGGACCTCTCCGGCACGCAGTGTTGTCCTGGGCGGGACTCCGTGCCGAATTGGGAGAGCGGAAGCGGGCCAGATACAAGCCTACGGTGACCACTCGCACCTCTACGCTGGCTTGCACTCCGGAGAGAGGAAGCAGGCGAGGAGCCCCAGCCCTTGTGTGATGGAGGCGCCGCAGCGATCTCGCTCCCGCAGAAACCTGGCCTACACCCAGTTCTCCCCCCAGTACCACAGCGTCAGCTACGCCTCCAGCCCGGAGTACTCCAGCAAACCCTCCAAGGGGGTGTGGGAGCGCTACAAACCCCACGAGAAGTGGCGCAGACAGGAGGAGTACCTCGCCGCCGGCTACGCGCTGAGAAAGAAAGTCCAGTTCGCCACAGATGAGGATTTGCATGATATTCTAGATTACTGGAAGGGAGTTTCCAGCCAACATAAATCATGA